In Legionella sp. PATHC035, a genomic segment contains:
- a CDS encoding DUF2000 domain-containing protein, with translation MVEQPFKNKLVAVLNKRIEPGKVMNALAHMCIGLGAVIGEKELRLTDYRDADGGSHPYISEIPFIILSENSNKIRTLRQNALAKNVLFNDFTDTMTVGTYQEQIERTAQVKENDLIYYGIVLFGDWDVVTELTRKCSLWR, from the coding sequence ATGGTTGAACAACCTTTTAAAAACAAACTGGTTGCTGTGCTTAATAAACGTATTGAGCCAGGAAAAGTGATGAATGCACTTGCTCATATGTGTATTGGTTTAGGTGCAGTGATTGGTGAAAAAGAACTGCGTTTAACCGATTATCGAGATGCTGATGGAGGATCTCACCCGTATATTTCAGAAATACCTTTTATCATTCTTAGTGAGAACTCCAATAAAATTAGAACATTACGCCAGAATGCTTTAGCAAAAAATGTTCTTTTTAATGATTTTACCGATACCATGACTGTTGGCACCTATCAGGAGCAAATTGAAAGAACAGCACAGGTTAAAGAGAACGATCTGATTTACTACGGCATTGTTTTGTTTGGCGATTGGGACGTGGTAACCGAACTCACTAGAAAGTGTTCTTTGTGGCGATGA
- a CDS encoding YbaK/EbsC family protein: MNQEKNLSKSAQIIHDFLYQKGVSCEVKELDSSTRTAKDAADTLGCGVAQIVKSLLFRTEQTHKPVLVLASGVNQVNERLVGSLINEPIRKADADFTREITGFAIGGVPPVGHKQVINTVLIDEDLLHHQVLWAAAGTPNAVFSLAPDELKQLTNGIVVKVRE; this comes from the coding sequence ATGAATCAAGAGAAAAACTTAAGTAAAAGCGCGCAAATCATACACGATTTTTTATATCAAAAGGGGGTATCGTGTGAGGTTAAGGAACTTGACTCGAGCACACGCACTGCAAAAGATGCCGCGGATACTTTAGGATGTGGTGTTGCACAAATTGTGAAGTCACTCTTGTTTCGTACTGAGCAAACCCACAAACCGGTATTGGTATTAGCAAGTGGTGTTAATCAGGTGAATGAACGCCTCGTTGGGAGTCTCATCAATGAACCTATTAGGAAAGCTGATGCAGATTTTACACGAGAGATCACTGGTTTTGCGATTGGTGGAGTCCCGCCCGTTGGACATAAACAGGTGATTAATACTGTTCTTATCGATGAAGATTTGTTACACCATCAGGTCCTCTGGGCAGCAGCAGGAACGCCCAATGCTGTGTTTTCATTAGCTCCTGACGAACTGAAACAGTTAACCAATGGGATAGTAGTTAAGGTTAGAGAATAA
- a CDS encoding alanyl-tRNA editing protein, whose amino-acid sequence MQKIFWDNPYQRQLMTKVVSVNENRLLFAETIGFSFSGGQESDKVRVNGLIVTHSEIEDDLLYYTLPSGHGLSEGDVVLMEIDFVRRYKLMRLHFAAELILELVQRMLPVEKIGAHIAEHKARIDFNCKHNISDIFDSLLLEYNQIIAKDMPIRTGFSDEQSQRRYWEIEGFSRVSCGGTHVKSTAEVGYITLKRVNVGKGKERIEIYLMQ is encoded by the coding sequence ATGCAAAAAATATTTTGGGATAATCCCTATCAACGCCAATTAATGACTAAAGTGGTGTCAGTCAATGAAAATCGACTACTTTTTGCAGAAACTATAGGTTTTTCGTTTTCTGGTGGACAGGAAAGTGATAAGGTTCGCGTAAATGGTTTGATCGTCACTCATTCTGAAATAGAAGATGACTTGCTTTATTATACATTACCTTCGGGGCATGGGCTTTCTGAAGGGGATGTTGTCCTTATGGAAATTGACTTTGTTCGTCGCTACAAATTGATGCGCCTTCATTTTGCCGCTGAATTAATCCTGGAACTGGTCCAAAGAATGCTTCCCGTTGAAAAAATAGGTGCTCATATTGCTGAGCATAAGGCGAGAATCGATTTTAACTGTAAGCACAATATCTCGGATATCTTTGACTCTCTTCTGCTTGAATACAATCAAATTATTGCAAAAGATATGCCTATACGCACTGGGTTTTCTGATGAGCAGAGTCAAAGACGTTATTGGGAAATCGAAGGATTTTCCAGGGTATCTTGTGGTGGAACACATGTAAAGTCAACCGCTGAAGTGGGTTATATTACGCTAAAAAGAGTAAATGTGGGTAAAGGTAAAGAGCGAATCGAAATTTATCTGATGCAATAA
- a CDS encoding LysR family transcriptional regulator — MKFYNNLESFIFAYQTGSFAKAAKQLNITQAAVSIHIKNLEIYLGETLFERNAKCILPTQAAKKLFSLISEPFDKIRDVAENFSKYTNFMSGEIYISCVNEFAQNLIMKSIGVCLEHEIKLRINYIPRDSEIINELQNNTIDFGITSIKYDNPNFEFVKLFDDELVLVGTERWEKYIDITTESTFHESLKHLRWLSYGNEIPFIQRYFELALDIAPNFIEPSLTFTDLNGLVQSVINGYGVACLPRSYLLPHLENKLIVQLYYPEPPPRYSLYLVYRAKSLLHKRMKFFKDLAAKSALD; from the coding sequence ATGAAGTTCTATAACAACCTAGAATCCTTTATTTTTGCCTATCAGACGGGTTCCTTCGCTAAAGCAGCGAAACAACTGAATATCACGCAAGCCGCAGTTTCAATTCACATAAAAAACCTAGAAATTTATCTTGGCGAAACCCTCTTTGAACGAAATGCCAAATGCATTTTACCCACTCAAGCGGCTAAAAAGCTTTTTTCATTAATTTCAGAACCTTTTGATAAAATTAGAGACGTGGCCGAAAATTTCTCAAAATACACCAATTTCATGAGTGGCGAAATCTATATAAGTTGTGTCAATGAGTTCGCCCAGAATTTAATAATGAAATCAATCGGGGTATGCCTTGAACATGAAATTAAATTAAGAATTAATTACATCCCTAGAGATTCAGAAATTATTAATGAATTACAAAATAATACAATCGATTTTGGTATTACATCGATCAAATACGACAATCCTAATTTTGAATTTGTTAAATTATTTGATGATGAGCTGGTACTTGTTGGCACTGAGCGATGGGAAAAATACATCGATATAACGACAGAATCTACGTTTCATGAAAGTCTTAAACACTTACGGTGGCTTAGTTATGGAAATGAGATACCTTTTATTCAAAGGTATTTTGAGCTTGCGCTAGATATAGCTCCTAATTTCATTGAACCCTCTCTTACGTTTACGGATCTCAATGGCTTAGTTCAGTCGGTTATCAATGGTTATGGGGTCGCGTGCCTACCTAGATCTTATTTATTGCCTCATTTGGAAAATAAATTAATCGTGCAGCTCTATTATCCAGAGCCTCCTCCTCGATACTCTTTATATTTGGTTTATAGAGCTAAAAGTTTATTGCATAAACGCATGAAATTTTTTAAGGATCTTGCTGCTAAATCAGCTCTTGATTAA
- a CDS encoding helicase — MNYQYHHVGIPITEPRPGERYSSLMDTYTSGGELPGRIQYHRFGPNCPLHPLIQTQPHIAYKVESIDEAIKGKHVLLEPYFPIKNFRVAMIEEHGAVIEFIETCLSEDEIWDQTNYHDSLLYSEQAK, encoded by the coding sequence ATGAATTATCAATATCATCATGTTGGAATTCCGATAACAGAACCCCGTCCGGGTGAGCGTTATAGCTCCCTTATGGATACGTATACCTCCGGTGGGGAATTACCTGGCCGAATTCAATATCATCGATTTGGTCCTAATTGCCCTCTACATCCGTTAATTCAAACGCAACCGCATATCGCCTATAAAGTAGAGAGTATCGATGAAGCGATAAAAGGAAAACATGTTCTTCTGGAGCCTTATTTTCCTATAAAAAATTTTAGAGTCGCGATGATTGAGGAACACGGTGCGGTAATTGAGTTTATAGAAACATGCTTATCTGAAGATGAAATATGGGATCAAACGAACTATCATGATTCATTGCTCTATTCTGAACAAGCGAAATAG
- a CDS encoding Na+/H+ antiporter, with amino-acid sequence MEGVVICLILLFLMVISGVITRFVSFLPTPLIQIAIGTLLADLFPAFFDVGFNPELFMLLFVPPLLFNDSWHFPKREFLLYTRPIIMLSIGLVFFTVAGIGYLVHWLIPLIPLPAAFALAAALSPTDAVSLRSMTAGARIPDRIMHILQGEALLNDASGLVSFKLAVAAMLTGVFSLTGAIWSLLFISLGGIGVGVILTYIFISLLGKLTKHNVHETTTENLLLLLLPFTVYLVAEKLGFSGILATVAAGFTVDRAGFLDRTMAKMRLEGHFVWEVLDITLNGIIFILLGLYLPHSIKFLKATGYSLSEYAMIVVLITITLILLRTLWIYLTLPFEGLISRRNKSSWRFPNLKIISTFSLGGVRGAIALAAILSLPHMVDGGPFPERKLLIILVIGVVLCSLVISSLLLPLITPGLKNLLHKHNQDEENEAVLALSKAAVEAIKMKMDRLCEEANERERALCIEVANKLMDSFNQFIVSNHGTENEKLESILALTFERQLRYAALEGAHQELRTLRKARKINNTTMMKIISRLDLRQIALHSEHQTISSSLEKKIQGVKNIFSTQVD; translated from the coding sequence ATGGAAGGCGTGGTCATTTGTTTAATTCTTCTTTTTTTAATGGTGATTTCTGGGGTGATTACACGCTTTGTTTCCTTCCTGCCAACACCATTAATACAAATTGCCATAGGGACACTTCTGGCAGATTTATTTCCCGCTTTCTTTGATGTGGGATTTAATCCAGAACTTTTTATGTTGTTATTTGTTCCTCCTTTATTATTCAATGACAGCTGGCATTTTCCAAAACGTGAGTTTCTGCTCTACACCCGGCCTATCATTATGTTGTCGATTGGTTTGGTTTTTTTTACAGTGGCTGGTATTGGTTATCTGGTGCATTGGTTAATTCCGCTCATTCCTTTGCCTGCTGCATTTGCATTAGCGGCAGCACTTTCACCGACCGATGCGGTATCACTTCGGTCAATGACCGCTGGAGCGCGCATACCTGATCGCATCATGCATATTTTACAAGGCGAGGCATTGTTAAATGATGCTTCGGGCTTAGTTTCCTTTAAATTGGCGGTTGCTGCGATGTTAACAGGAGTGTTTTCGCTGACGGGAGCAATCTGGAGCCTCTTATTCATTAGTCTTGGCGGGATTGGGGTTGGGGTAATTCTTACTTATATTTTTATTTCGCTATTGGGCAAGTTAACCAAACATAACGTTCATGAAACCACTACTGAAAATTTATTATTGCTGTTGTTGCCTTTTACCGTATATCTCGTTGCTGAAAAATTAGGTTTTTCAGGGATATTGGCTACTGTTGCTGCAGGTTTTACAGTAGATCGAGCTGGATTTTTAGATAGAACCATGGCCAAAATGCGTCTGGAAGGTCATTTTGTTTGGGAGGTTCTTGATATTACTTTAAATGGAATTATCTTTATCCTTTTGGGGTTATATTTACCCCATTCAATCAAATTCCTCAAAGCAACTGGATATAGTTTGTCCGAATACGCAATGATTGTTGTTCTTATTACCATTACCTTAATTCTTCTGCGCACCCTATGGATTTATTTAACCCTACCTTTTGAAGGATTAATATCCAGACGTAATAAGAGTTCCTGGCGTTTTCCTAATTTAAAAATAATCAGTACTTTTTCACTAGGTGGCGTTCGTGGGGCAATTGCTTTGGCTGCGATTTTATCGTTACCGCATATGGTCGATGGAGGGCCTTTTCCTGAGCGTAAGCTTTTAATTATTCTTGTGATTGGTGTTGTATTGTGTTCTTTGGTTATTAGTAGTTTGCTGTTACCTTTGATTACTCCAGGGTTGAAAAACTTGTTGCATAAACATAACCAAGATGAAGAAAATGAAGCGGTGCTTGCCTTATCTAAAGCAGCCGTTGAAGCGATCAAAATGAAAATGGATCGGCTATGTGAAGAGGCCAATGAACGTGAGAGGGCTTTGTGCATTGAGGTTGCAAACAAGTTAATGGATTCGTTCAATCAATTTATTGTATCAAACCATGGGACTGAAAATGAAAAATTGGAAAGTATATTAGCCTTAACATTCGAACGACAATTACGCTATGCGGCTTTAGAGGGAGCCCATCAGGAGTTGCGTACGTTGAGGAAAGCTAGAAAAATCAATAATACGACCATGATGAAAATTATTTCTCGACTTGATTTACGGCAAATTGCGTTGCATTCAGAACATCAAACCATTTCGAGTTCTTTGGAAAAAAAGATTCAAGGAGTAAAAAATATTTTTAGTACTCAAGTTGATTGA
- a CDS encoding patatin-like phospholipase family protein → MTKIALYLAGGGARGAYQAGVIKAICTILGSKKIPFNMLTGASVGSINAGVLGGNVLDFSAGANTLEELWRDITCEHIFKSSNYALSKAAIRNMSSMLMKQRLLGHILDTSPLQDFIKNIIHFESLERAIKNKHLDMMEIISSCYETQRTISFYQHHAEDFEDWNDPLHSSQRVNLQMEYFLASTSLPLFFPPAKIDGFHYGDGHVGLAAPLRGAIRCQVDKILIIGTRKLPALHNPEKLQGSDIDFTRVLGSMVNGLFLDNLERDLEMVSHMNSMAHMLPPEKKEHAPWRPIQTLHLRPSVDIAAVAQSHYNNIPMLLRILLNFLGAKRHSGDLLSFLLFEKKFARELIKLGFDDTMAAQDSVLSFFDA, encoded by the coding sequence ATGACCAAAATAGCGCTTTATTTAGCGGGTGGTGGAGCCCGTGGAGCTTATCAGGCTGGGGTGATCAAGGCGATCTGCACCATTCTTGGCTCAAAGAAAATTCCTTTCAATATGCTCACTGGGGCCAGTGTTGGCAGTATTAATGCAGGGGTATTAGGTGGGAATGTGCTTGATTTTTCTGCTGGTGCGAACACCTTAGAGGAATTATGGCGTGATATTACCTGTGAGCATATTTTTAAGTCCAGTAATTATGCACTAAGCAAAGCGGCTATACGCAATATGAGCAGTATGCTGATGAAGCAACGTCTATTAGGCCATATCCTTGATACATCGCCTTTACAGGATTTTATTAAGAACATTATTCATTTTGAGAGTTTGGAGCGTGCCATTAAGAATAAGCACTTAGACATGATGGAGATCATCAGCAGCTGTTATGAAACGCAAAGAACCATCTCGTTTTATCAGCATCACGCAGAGGATTTTGAGGATTGGAATGATCCGCTTCATAGTAGTCAAAGAGTGAATCTGCAAATGGAGTATTTCCTGGCGTCCACCTCATTACCCTTGTTTTTCCCTCCTGCAAAAATAGATGGATTTCATTACGGAGATGGCCATGTGGGATTAGCAGCTCCCTTACGTGGCGCTATCCGTTGCCAAGTCGATAAAATTTTAATTATCGGCACTCGGAAACTACCTGCGTTACACAATCCAGAAAAATTACAGGGCAGCGATATTGATTTCACACGTGTTTTGGGGAGCATGGTCAATGGATTATTTTTAGATAACCTCGAGCGTGATCTTGAGATGGTGAGCCACATGAATTCTATGGCGCATATGTTACCTCCTGAGAAAAAAGAGCATGCTCCTTGGCGGCCTATTCAAACCTTACATTTACGCCCCAGTGTGGATATAGCAGCAGTGGCTCAGTCTCATTATAACAATATACCCATGTTATTACGGATCTTGCTGAATTTTCTTGGTGCAAAACGTCATTCCGGTGATTTACTCAGTTTTCTATTGTTTGAAAAAAAATTCGCCCGAGAGTTAATAAAACTCGGTTTTGACGATACGATGGCAGCACAAGATTCTGTTTTAAGTTTTTTTGATGCCTAG
- a CDS encoding GNAT family N-acetyltransferase: MQEPLEIKHPFLRRVKESDYQRVWEIWMQDHIIQWMSFTKKDLQSFKATFDRLNQQSDVYVMVDLIDDKETIVGVRRIKYLSGPYEHVAEFCSMGVDSQYLNKGYGKIFWKEFEEIVKQNPKVKCIRFTQSGGNNKAFHLSDSIGYKTEAVFPDWLQRSGEDEKSHYYLIERFSYKIIDEALLEQSKSFASKKYEPKLPPLLDETSSHLTVQRVNNKIQVLHDKTLILDFDYYPDDSVIQHIAFLEDLKIYQNDKKLCCAALRLALNALLTENRVKKLELFTHDDKAIDLCAELGFWIRGERPASYCQESQYLNELGVEYSFFDIQDAHSLFNSFKHNEGITAKLNELQQIINFLEDKGVCDSLGKNYLANIVYQIVRDELLEQKLYVSLEDKPWEKVLTQCPEVFAQTAKQLQSALIHLRHPQKEEAKPSQIGIFSGFKPPSSQQATDTTTLSTNPMDKL; the protein is encoded by the coding sequence ATGCAAGAACCTTTAGAAATCAAACATCCTTTTCTCAGACGCGTTAAAGAAAGTGATTATCAACGAGTTTGGGAAATATGGATGCAAGATCATATTATCCAATGGATGTCATTTACCAAAAAAGATTTGCAATCCTTTAAAGCAACCTTTGACCGTCTTAATCAACAAAGTGATGTCTATGTCATGGTCGATTTAATCGATGACAAAGAAACTATTGTTGGTGTCCGTCGGATTAAATATCTCTCAGGGCCTTATGAACATGTTGCGGAATTTTGTTCCATGGGAGTTGATAGCCAGTACCTCAATAAAGGCTATGGCAAAATTTTTTGGAAAGAATTTGAAGAAATTGTAAAACAAAACCCCAAGGTTAAATGCATCCGATTCACACAAAGTGGCGGCAACAACAAAGCGTTCCACCTCTCTGATTCTATAGGTTATAAAACAGAAGCCGTATTTCCAGATTGGTTACAGCGGTCTGGAGAGGATGAAAAAAGTCATTATTATCTTATTGAGCGCTTTAGTTATAAGATCATTGATGAAGCATTACTTGAACAATCAAAATCTTTTGCATCAAAAAAATATGAACCCAAACTGCCGCCTCTGTTGGATGAAACATCAAGTCATTTAACCGTGCAACGTGTAAACAACAAAATTCAAGTCTTACACGATAAGACCCTAATCCTTGATTTTGATTATTATCCTGATGACAGCGTGATTCAACATATTGCCTTTCTCGAAGATCTTAAGATTTATCAAAATGATAAAAAACTCTGTTGTGCTGCATTAAGATTGGCTTTAAATGCTCTATTGACAGAAAACCGGGTAAAAAAACTTGAACTGTTCACCCATGACGACAAAGCCATAGACCTATGCGCAGAATTAGGTTTTTGGATTCGTGGTGAACGGCCTGCTTCTTACTGCCAGGAAAGTCAGTATTTAAATGAATTGGGTGTTGAGTACAGTTTTTTTGATATCCAAGATGCGCACTCCTTGTTTAACAGCTTCAAACACAATGAAGGCATAACGGCAAAATTAAATGAGTTGCAGCAGATCATTAATTTCCTTGAAGACAAGGGAGTTTGTGATTCATTGGGTAAAAATTATCTGGCAAATATAGTCTACCAGATTGTTCGTGATGAGCTTTTAGAACAAAAATTATATGTATCTTTAGAGGACAAACCCTGGGAAAAAGTCTTAACCCAATGTCCTGAAGTATTTGCCCAAACAGCAAAACAATTACAGTCTGCTTTAATTCATTTACGCCACCCCCAAAAGGAAGAAGCTAAACCCAGCCAAATAGGAATATTCAGCGGATTTAAGCCTCCCTCTTCCCAACAGGCCACTGATACTACAACATTGAGCACCAACCCAATGGATAAGCTGTAA
- a CDS encoding 3-deoxy-7-phosphoheptulonate synthase, protein MSYSILKKLPPVDEIIQEIPLSPAAHLQIARDREEVKAILEGRDHRLLMIVGPCSAWPKKAVLEYARRLVQLNKKVKSELKLIMRVYIQKPRTTKGWTGPVNQPDLFSAPDIASGIKYTRDMMVKVIEMGLPIADEALFTHNAKGFLELLSWVAIGARSSEDQEHRIFASSLDCAVGLKNPTHGSLAIGVNSIVASQHDHVAVFDGYEVQTHGNPHAHMVLRGSNHAPNYSIAHLKEVKHHMDMHQIINPSIIVDVSHDNCLVDGKKNHQLQPSIALNVLESIQSHPDLKKLVKGFMVESFIKEGNQKVDAMNPDDLDLSGLSITDPCLSWEQTETFLLELAKMRSLESKELAMEVQV, encoded by the coding sequence ATGAGCTATTCCATCTTAAAGAAACTACCTCCTGTAGACGAAATTATTCAAGAAATTCCTTTATCTCCTGCGGCCCATCTGCAAATTGCTCGTGACCGAGAAGAGGTTAAAGCCATTTTAGAAGGTCGTGATCATCGTCTTTTAATGATAGTCGGACCTTGTTCTGCCTGGCCGAAAAAAGCAGTGCTGGAATATGCTCGTCGTTTAGTGCAATTAAACAAGAAAGTGAAAAGCGAATTAAAACTCATTATGCGCGTTTATATTCAAAAACCGCGAACAACTAAGGGGTGGACCGGTCCGGTAAACCAACCGGATTTATTCTCTGCTCCAGATATTGCCTCTGGAATAAAATACACCCGAGATATGATGGTTAAGGTCATTGAAATGGGATTGCCTATTGCTGATGAAGCGTTGTTTACCCATAATGCTAAAGGATTTCTGGAGCTTCTGTCTTGGGTTGCAATTGGAGCCCGCAGTTCTGAAGATCAGGAACATCGAATTTTTGCTTCCTCTTTAGACTGTGCAGTAGGATTAAAAAACCCCACTCACGGTTCATTGGCTATCGGCGTAAACAGTATTGTTGCCTCCCAACATGATCATGTCGCGGTATTCGATGGCTACGAAGTACAAACCCATGGAAACCCGCACGCGCATATGGTTTTACGCGGCTCCAATCATGCCCCTAATTATTCCATTGCCCATCTTAAAGAAGTAAAACATCATATGGACATGCATCAGATCATCAACCCATCGATTATTGTTGATGTCAGCCATGATAATTGCTTGGTAGACGGCAAAAAAAATCACCAATTACAACCTTCTATTGCTCTAAACGTTTTAGAAAGCATTCAAAGCCACCCGGATTTAAAAAAGTTGGTTAAAGGCTTCATGGTGGAAAGTTTTATCAAAGAAGGGAATCAAAAAGTTGATGCGATGAATCCAGATGACCTTGATCTAAGCGGGCTATCGATTACGGATCCATGCCTCAGTTGGGAACAGACCGAAACGTTTTTACTGGAACTTGCGAAGATGCGATCTTTAGAAAGCAAGGAGTTGGCCATGGAGGTGCAGGTATGA
- a CDS encoding prephenate dehydratase — translation MNTLFGISGDAGSFSEEAALVYAKQKRLAPTLVHLLDMEGVLHAIENERIDLGIVPVVNLIGGLVTPAFQAMGRHLFTPIDELWHEINQCLLVRPGIQCHQISHIVSHPQGFAQCRQFLQKQFKNTEHIEWIDTAKAAKDLAEGRLPPHSAIIASARCAELYGLEIKAAKIQDSHPNRTAFILVKNARLLK, via the coding sequence ATGAATACTTTATTTGGTATTTCAGGAGATGCAGGTTCGTTTTCTGAAGAAGCGGCCTTAGTGTATGCAAAGCAAAAAAGGTTGGCTCCAACTCTTGTTCACTTACTGGATATGGAAGGTGTTCTGCATGCCATCGAAAATGAACGTATCGATCTAGGTATAGTGCCTGTCGTCAATCTCATAGGTGGCCTAGTCACGCCAGCATTCCAAGCCATGGGAAGACATTTATTTACTCCTATTGACGAACTATGGCATGAAATCAATCAATGCCTCCTCGTACGACCCGGCATTCAATGCCATCAAATTAGCCACATCGTGTCCCATCCTCAAGGATTTGCCCAATGCCGTCAGTTCCTCCAAAAACAATTCAAAAACACAGAACACATAGAATGGATTGACACAGCAAAAGCAGCCAAGGACTTAGCGGAGGGAAGATTGCCGCCTCATTCAGCAATCATTGCCTCAGCACGTTGCGCAGAACTGTATGGTTTAGAAATAAAAGCGGCAAAAATCCAAGACAGCCATCCCAATCGAACCGCTTTTATCTTGGTAAAAAACGCACGACTTCTCAAGTAA
- a CDS encoding chorismate mutase: MPTLEELRKQIEQADACIIEILAKRQELSKQIGALKSQEGKKVLDRSREKQLFEYYEHLSKQYHLQEEFINRLFKIIISNSRKVQK; encoded by the coding sequence ATGCCGACACTCGAAGAATTGAGAAAACAAATTGAACAGGCTGATGCTTGCATCATCGAAATATTGGCGAAGCGTCAAGAACTCTCGAAACAAATCGGTGCTCTAAAATCGCAAGAAGGGAAAAAAGTACTGGACCGTTCGCGTGAAAAACAATTGTTTGAGTATTATGAACATTTATCCAAGCAGTACCACTTGCAAGAAGAATTTATTAATCGATTATTCAAAATCATCATATCCAACTCGAGAAAGGTGCAAAAATAA